In the Nothobranchius furzeri strain GRZ-AD chromosome 1, NfurGRZ-RIMD1, whole genome shotgun sequence genome, AACAGTGAGGATTGCGTCTTCGACGTGACTTTGTACATGGGGACGCCACTCGCTGTCTGTGCTAATTTGCTGCTTGAAATGATAATAAAACTGAATGAAATTAAACAAGTGATAAAAGCTACAATGGACAATTTTTGCATTTACACTTGAAAATCCATCATTTTGAAAAGGGGTGTTTTTAATCTAAAGGATTTGTAACCTGGAATTTCAGAGAATAGTAAAAGTAAATCCTCTTAATTGATTTTATTTTGcccaaatttaaataaaaacaaatgaagcTGAAATTGTGACAACGTGACTGATCGGAGCATCGTAGAGAAAAGCAATTTAAAGTAATCTAATCTACCTTAAAAACACAGGCTAGCTTGACACGATTTGAAATCATCACAAAGCCAAGAAGGCTCATTGAGACTTAACTCAGGATCAGATAAGAATGAATAGCATAACTAAAACTTCCTTTATCTTCATTAAGTCTTAGTTCTACCATCTCTCATTATTATTTTTCATACTGATGGAGGTCAAGTCATGACAGGGCAGGAAAAGCTTGCAATGACagcattttatttgttttgtttacagCTAAACAACAATTCTCTTGGGGTGTGGTACTTTTTCACAGCACtctcacacacatgctcacactttGACACACTGACCTACTTTCTCTGAACCCGTGCACATAGGATCTTGTGCTCACAGCAAACGGATCAAGTCTGCAGTTAGTAGTAGTTCAGTATTTGAAATGTGCATGCTCCAACAGAGAGACTGCACTAACCAGAGGGAgtctttaaaacacagaaaggctgGGTTGGCTTTGTTTTTGTGCTGTTCATCTCCTGTTGCTGCAGATGTATAGTCTGCGTCTGTGCAGCACGGTGGGAGAGTGAGAAGCAGATCCATGTTTTCCTGAGCTCACGTGTACCCGCTTCATCAGTCGCCAAGCTGTCACTGAAGTAAAGAGAGCTTATTATGGGAGCAGCCCCTGCTGTCCTATatcagcagcagcctgcctctctGCACTCACCTTCGGTCAGGGCGATCTCGGGCTCCAGAAAGCAAGATCTCTGATCAGAGTAATGCTTTTACTCCTGTCAGGTAAGGCACGAAGACGTTCATTTGTTGGAGTAATGATGTTTGCTTGAAGCTCTGTTTTCTGCTTGTGTGTCAGGAGTGGGTGTACCAGTGTGTTTGTAACTGTTGTAtgggtttgttggtgtgtttatgttgtgtgttTTATTGTTGCCAATATTTCTTCTGTAGTGCCTTTGATGAATggaagggttatcactggtttaagttcttgtttttctggatttttggttctttttttggttcttttctttctgttgttgtttattgttttcctttgtttattgcccatgtcgggtatctgcgggTTTTTAAAGTGTTTTGTTTATGTTGGTCCTCTTGTCTAAGGTCTCGTTCCTCTGTTATTATTTGGTGTTGTTGAAAAGTTTAAACCTTATTTTGTCATATGGTTTCTTCAGACCCATGAGTTTTTTGTGGCGTTatcctgtttttctttttcttgttgaAGAGTTTagctaacttctttatgtgtctttgttTATGGCCGTGCTGAAGTGTTTCCTGCCGCCACTGGAAGACAGAGTTGGATTTTGTTACATGAGAACGGACACTTGAGCATTCTGCAGAAAAAGATGTTTACTTTTAAATCAGGTGTTGGAGATGAGTTATAGcagttgtgtgtgtttgtagctATACTCCTTACATGAGTATACTCTGAACTGAACTGGGAATCTGCTGTCGCAGTAAAAGCTTATAAAGTCAAAGGTCCATCAAAAAACACGCCCTTTCTGGTTTTTATGCTAAAATTTGAAACTAAGATGGTCTTATGTTGAGAAATGATACAATTATAGGTGCTTTTGTCAAATCTTGCCAATAAAATGATGCTTGATCGGAAgatctgtttgttggagtacatgtTGTGAATTTCAGCTGTCAAATTTAAGCTTATTAGGAGTACAGCTGActgagctttagcatttttcacaATAACAACACTCATATGATGTGTAAGCTGCTTACAAATGATGCTACACACTTAGTGTAGTCTAGTAATGATGATTCATCTTGATTtgttggtggggggtggggggtgggggttgggggggctCAAAGGAAGGGCCCCACAAAGGCTTGGCCCTATCCATGGcccttctgcatggagttagcatgtgtgGGCTTTCTCCAGgcacacagaccaaaaacatacaCGTTAGGTTACTGTGCATGACTCTAAATCGTCCCCAGGTGTGATTGAGTGACTGACTGcgtgtctctgtgatggactggcgacCTGTCTAGTGTGTCCCCCACCTCTCGCCCAATGACCGATGAAGACACACTCCAGCTCCTGAGATGATGAAGCAGTTCAAAAAaactggatggatggactttTATGCTTTTGGTTAAAGTATTCCCTTTCTCTTGTCCCGCAGCGATCGTGCCTGTTTCAAAATGAAACGAAGAAGAACCTCGAACCTCACATCCAAATGCCACACCTTCCCCTCCCATAAAGAACCAGCCAAGAGACAGAAAAGACCGACATCCAGTTTGACGCCATTTCCAGTGCGAGATTGGGGTAACCTCCCCCATCACGTGGTTCTGCAGATCTTCCAGCACCTGTCTCTGGTTGACCGAGCGCGGGCCTCGTCTGTGTGCCGGTGCTGGAACAGCGTGTTTCACACCCCTGACCTGTGGAGGAGGTTTGAGTTTGAGCTGAATCAGCCGGCCACCTCTTACCTGCGCTCCACCCACCCAGACCTCATTCAGCAGATCATCAAGAAGCACGCACAACACCTGCAGTACGTTAGCTTCAAAGTAAGAGACTCCGCTCATCCCCTCTCCTCAGGCCTTCACAGTGTTCACAACACAGCTGATGTAAAAACATGACTTTTAAAATCTCAACCATCTGCTCCATCATGACACATCAGCTGTTTTGGCACCACCAGGTGTAACAGGCGCAGAACGTTTGAACACTTCTGTCTTTCCAGTTCTCGTTTGATCTGGTTTGTATTTTTCCCTGTAGGTGGACAGCTGCACCGAATCTGCCGAGGCGGCCTGCGATATTCTCTCCCAGCTGGTGAATTGCACCATCAAGACTCTGGGTCTGATTTCTACAGCTCGGCCCAGCTTCATGGACGTGTCCCAGGTGAGACTCAGCTCGCCATGCCTGCTGTTTGCACACTGAGCTTGTCGATCAGATGGATTATTGCATCTCAGTTCTTTGCAAAATGGCAAGTCAAAAAATGTCCTGACCCAACCATCGCTTTCTCCTCCACAGGCCCACTTTGTGTCAGCGCTAACAGTCGTGTTTGTGAACTCCAAGTCCCTGTCCTCCATCAAGATTGATGACACACCAGTGGACGATCCATCCCTGAAGGTGTTGGTGGCCAACAACAGTGACACCCTGAAGCTGCTGAAGATGAGCAGCTGTCCACATGTCTCCCCCGCAGGTAAGTTCCTGTAAAAGTGCATTTTCCTTTCTTCTTTATTGGTTAGTGTGAAGAAAAGTGTGAATTACTCCAGTCTGTCACTCGTCAGGGATCTTGTGTGTAGCCGATCAGTGCCATGGCCTCAGAGAACTGGCGTTAAACTACCACCTCCTCAGTGACGAGCTCCTGCTCGCTTTATCCTCTGAAAAACATGCCCATTTGGAGCATCTCCGCATTGATGTGGTCAGCGAGAACCCCGGCCAGACGCACTTCCACACCATCAAGAGGAGCAGCTGGGACGCTTTGATCCGACACTCGCCTAAGGTCAACATCGTCATGTACTTTTTCCTTTATGAGGAGGAGTTTGAGCCCTTCTTCTGTGAGGAAACTCCGGTCACACACTTGTATTTTGGGCGGGCGGTGAGCAAAGAGATGCTGGGCCGCATCGGGTTGAACTGCCCTCGCCTGGTAGAGCTCGTGGTGTGCGCCAATGGCCTGGAGCCGCTGGATGAGGAGCTGATCCGCATTGCAGAGCGCTGCAAGAGTCTGACGGCCATTGGGCTGGGGGAGTGCGAGGTGACCTGCAGCGGGTTTGTGGAGTTTGTGAAGATGTGCGGCGGTAGGCTGACGCAGCTGTCGATCATGGAGGAGGTGCTGATCCCTGACAGCAGCTACAACATGGAACAGATCCACAGCGAGGTGTCAAAGCACCTGGGTCGCATGTGGTTCCCTGACATGATGCCGACCTGGTAGACTGATGCAAAACGGAGGGATGGTGTATGGACCAGACATCACCTAAGGACAAGATCTCTTAAAATAAGACACATGTTAAATGTGAACATTTCTGTGTTTGATAGAATATTTCTGAGTGTTTCAGGTCACTTTAAGGCTCAAAAGAAAAAATCGGTCACTTTTTCCCCACAGATACACTTTTACTATTTGCTGTTTTGGACGGTGACAGTCAGGTGTTTGCTGTGTCCTTAGATAACTGAACACTGAATCATTTCTGTCCATCCATGTTGTCTTTCTACAAACTGATATTATTCCTGTTTTCTTGTTATGTCCCTTCATGTCAGTGAGAATCTAAACTGACAGTTGAGTAAGGCTTCCATCTGCTGGCTGCTAATGTTAAATACATCTCATTTGATCAAATTGTTCTGAAGAAGCCATTTTTACCGCCATCTTAAGACAAATCCAACCTCCTACAGTTCTTAGCAGTCAATGCTAAATTATTTTTGTAAAACTTCCCATCAGCAGACATACGGAGACATTTTTGCTAGACTCGACACCTGGATGCACTGGAGACTTTTCACTTGGCTGAACtgaagcctaatttatgcttctctgCCTGCGTCGTCGGGGAGACACACGacgagggctctccaacaggtttACAAGGACGGGCAGAGTGGAGCCCACATTTATGAACATCTGTTTAACGAGATGGagcacacaagcttgtgatttggtcaggacgccgcttcctttAAACTCAATAACAGCACCGCTATTTccccctcaaaaaataaaaagagagCTGAAGATATCTAGGGGCAGACATGGAGCCACTTGAGGAATTCCTCACAGAAAAACTCTGGAAATGTGAACGTTTTATtcgcccgtgactggaggagtaaagatgtgcagcaagagttttatttatggatggaaatgatgggaaacgtgggtttggaggtggcgagcgcctgaagaggtggaggagaatgagggacaatttTGTCCATGTGaagaagtctctgaaatacaagaaacacaatataaacattaTAAATCCaccagatacatgacagaatACCCCAGAACAGCACtaggccctctgttgtcctggcagggaattacttttcaacactccccaggtgatggAGTAGTCCGAAGATAAAACCTCTCCATCAAtgtgtgtgcgtctctccctcctgaagctgacagagaagcataaactaggctttagacgAGCTCCTTACTTACCAGTCCCCATTGCTTTTTCtcagaacagaggctgttcatgaAGCTATCTACAATGGGCATGATAGGAAGACTaggtttttacacacacacacacatacacacacacacacacacacacacacacacacacacacacacacacacacacacacacacacacacaatcccttAAATTTTGCATTAGGTGTGTATTTTTTCTGCACATGTCTCTCCTGGACTCTGGCTAATCGCTCTAGCTGCGGTGATGCCAACAGAGCGCAGGTGTTTCTAAAGTCAGACCTCCGTGCAGAACTCAACGTGTACTCTGCATTTTGCTGATTTGTTTTGTGGACTTTTGTGTTTTGCTGTGAACtaacatttcatttcatttgtaATTCTTTTACATTCAAAAGCTTGAAATACTTTTTGAATGTTTGTTTTTATGACTATACACACCTACTGCTTTTCCCTCCTTTTAAACTCAGACTCTGGTTTTCTTTGGTTCACTTTTGCTATTATTTGCCTTTAAGAGTAAAAATAGACAAATAATAGCGAGTCTTGAACCAAAACATTAGCAGCACATCCACGGATGTAGTTTTTTGTATATCTtattttatttgggggggggacatatccccaccactttttccaaagtgaatttttgtcccctgcactttataTCATCCATAACAAACATTACACTATATTACATAGACACTGGTTAAGCACTAGgaccaaacaaaaaataaacaactgcttgtgttgaagcctgtttcccattagaaccatcCATCTCATCTATTGGCTCCGCAGATACTTGCCAacatgtgattggccgttcctgccacctgtgtacttgacagtctGCAGTCCTGACACTCCATAAGAGACTGTAGTTTTGTACATAttctttgtatacttactgtaaagatagcatccaccccacccccccacccccagtccTCATACCggttgtgtccccccacttctaaagtcaaaactacgtccatgagcACACCCTTTGTGGAGCTGCTGTCCTCTGAGAGTGGGCTGCACCAGAAGTGTTGTTGCCTAGAGGGAATTGTGATGGGTGGAAAGCTTTCAGAAAACATCCAGGATGACAGAAAACATGTTCATAAAGGTGTGAGGCATTGTTAAAGCCTGTCAGATGTAGTGCTGCTTTCTCTGGTTTATTTTTCTGTATTTCTTGTATTAACTATTATTGTTTGTGTCTCTTATTTCTTTAtataaaaatgcatttatttaaTATATGATACATTGGGAGTCACTTTGTCCCGTGTGACTTTCCCACAGTTCTCCTCTTTGACCTCTAGAGGGCAGCAGACATCCTTCCAGCACTGGAGCGTTATATAAGCAGAGCTGCTACTGTATAATGAAGTATGCTCATGATAAGTCAGCCCTTTTACAAGTGGATTTGCTTGTGCACACTCCATTTCCATAAAGCAACAGACTCCTGCAGCACAGAGGCCTTTTCTACCAAATCttgtttcatttgtttgtttgttcgatTATTgtggcacgcgcacgcacgcacgcacgcacgcacgcacgcacgcacgcacgcacacacacacacacacacacacacacacacacacacacacgcatcataCATTCAAAACAGAGATCTGTGACACACATGGCGTTATTTTGCTGTTGTTTGGTGTGAAGATGATATTCAACCAGGTAAGTGTTTTGTTCTGGAAAAGGCCATTTTTGAGGAGTGGGTGGCATGACTAACTGGGTTACCACTGTGTGCTAAAAACTCATCAGGAAAGCATAATGGTACTTTGTTATGAGGAGAGGAAGAAGATGTTGACCTACATGTGTTAATGAAGTAGTTTATTGCAAAATGAACTCCAGCCAGGGAGGAGGAAAAGTGTGTCTCCCTGCTTAGATTACGTTTCCCCCATAAAGAAGATATTACTCACACAAGTCAATTCAGGTATTTACAAATTTCCAAATAAATTATCATCCCAATGCTCTTCGCTCCCCCTCATGTGTGCACAGTCGACTGATGAGTGATGACATTCAGTGAGAAATCGTCTCCCGTGAGATCAAACTCAGGAACATAGTCCACAGGGGTGTCCAGAGTGGGAGAGGGTGGTGGAGACAGCCGGTAGCGTTTGACCTGCTCTCCTCCTCCCCTGAAGCCCCTCCACTCTTGAATCCGCAGAGCTTTTGTATCTGGGTCCCTCCTGTCCAGAAGCCGGCCTTGTAAGAGCGGAGAGGGGGAGATGGAGTTCTTCAGCACGTGAAACATGTACCTGAGGGAGAGAGAGGGTGGCGGTGAGAAAGTAGGCCAGTGGAAAAATAAAACATGCAGGCCTTTGATGTAAATCAGAGCTTATTCTCTAAATATCAGCACTTTCAGAAGCAGGAAGACAAGTGATGCTGCAGAGGATCCTGAGCATCACTATTAATCTTATTTAATGACAATTCAGCACAGAGTGTTGGTCCCAACTCCATCACACACCTGCACAAGCTAAAACCTAAAAGATGGTTAGAAAATCGGGGTGAAATATCTTGAAAAAAGACGTTCTGCTTATTTTCTGAAAGGTTTAATCGGTAAATGACCAACAAGGGTAATTCTACGAAGTTGTATCATTTACAGGTCAAACCCACGGCCTTTTCTTTTGCTGCTCTAGTTCAGGTTTGGAGGATTTCTCTTTATTCAGAGAAACATGCAAATACTTTAATAACACGAAAAGAGAAATAAATTGAGGGAAGTCATCAATCTGCTGCTTTTGTCTTCTCAAAATCCCTTTTTCACAACATCAAAATGCATTAAATCTCTGTTTCCATGTTGGATTTATGGACAGGGACAGACGCAGGGAGGATGAGGTACCTGGGTAGCAGGGCCGCCACCGTGGAGATGGTGCAGATCAGGTAGAACATGGGATCGGCCATCTGGCTCTGGAGGATCCAGTAGGGATTGGACGGAGGATTACAGGTAATGCAGGTGGCATTGTAGGCAAGAGTAACAATGAAGTACAGCCCCACGCTGCCCAGCATGGTAATCCAGTGGACCAGCGTCTACCAGACAGTAACAGGAACAAAAGTTCTAACAGTGGTAACTCCAAGTCATTTAAATGAATCTGTTTTTATTCGAATTGCGGGATCTTTGACTTATTGGTTAGATCTGAGTTGAGAACTCACCCAGGATTTAATTTCTATTGACAAATGCAGCAAAATGGTAAATAAAGCCACAGTGTTCATTGGAGTCCCAAAGGTGAACATGTCCACATCTGAGTCCTGATAGGCCTAAAAGTCAAAGACGTACTCAGTCAAATGTCAGTAAAAAGATCACAGGATGAAAAACGCCTTTCTTACCAAATAAGGAATAAAAAAGCACACAAGACTCTGATAGAAGGCATCCAGAATGGAAATCCAGAAACTTAGGAAGTTATATTCCTaaaggaaaaaacaaaaataataaacacacGTATTATTTAAAATAATCTCTACACATGTGGAATAGGACTGATTGTTTCTCACAGACCCCTTTTCCTTGACCCATCCTGTACAGCTCAGGAACTCCCATCAGCACCTCTGCAGAAACGTCTTTGTCAAAGATCCCAAACATGATGGGCGGCACAGAGGTGAAGAAAAGGTTGAAGAAGATCATCAGCCAGTAGTCAATCATAGCAGTGCCGGTGAATCCACAGAAGAACTGGTACCAGAACAGGAGGTTCACGTAGGCCTGAAAACatacacagaaacacacgtttAAACAAATAACCCATCAGAGCAGAGGTTTGGCAACTAGAGCTCTTGTTAAACGGCTCACCACATTCTTGTAGAAGAAGTAAATGATCATGTTGGCCAGTCGGGTGTAGCACCAGTGTCCGTGAACCAGGAGGAGTTTCCTCAGGTGCTTAAACCGAGATATGGCAAAGTCACTCGCCATGACCGCCTGAGAGTCACAGAGAGGAGTCCTGATGAGTTCAATGACATTTTCATAATGGGAAAAAAGACATTTTACCGCAACAGATAGGATATCCAACCTGCATGCCCTCCTGACCGGATATCCCAATGCCAACATCCGCTGCTTGGATCATGTTAACGTCGTTTGCACCATCACCTGAAATCACAACACATGGTTGTATTCACATATGTTTTTTCTAATCTATTTTAAATGAAACATTCTGTCGGTCTTCTTATCTAGCTGTGAAGTAGGAAAGTGGCAGAGTGTGCTGCTTTGCTCCAAACAATTGTTCAGTTCATTTGGTTAGAGATTTTTAAAAGGTTGCACAGCTGAAACACTAATTTGCTGCAGCTGCAACTAGAATAAATTTCAATTATTtgataaaataaacatttctttTATAATGAGGTATCTCAAGGACAAAAATACAGCTCCAGAAAATAGTGCATGCTCGTTTATTTTGCTTGTAAGCTCGGCTTGATTTAACCTTGTGATTTGTCATAGAGCCAACTAAAATTTTGTAATAAAAAATCGTAACAAAAATATGAGTTAATTTTTGCTATATCAACAGTTTTTTCTtccggctctcggagggtgcagacgcttttgtcctcctctcctccatatcttgtcgtcaaggcctttgtctgtctctgtgctgggtgcacggctgcttctgcattttttctggaaactggatactctaattcactaaaatggatctcgtcagttggtctctcaacgcgattgataacattttttcaacgatgagaactggagaaggggctcccggatgcccctccgggacagacccagttggacacatcatggactcctggaaacagtggaacttgatttgtttatctcagctgtctgtggaggactctgaagacgtgtggatatttgtggtgttggt is a window encoding:
- the fbxl3l gene encoding F-box/LRR-repeat protein 3 — protein: MKRRRTSNLTSKCHTFPSHKEPAKRQKRPTSSLTPFPVRDWGNLPHHVVLQIFQHLSLVDRARASSVCRCWNSVFHTPDLWRRFEFELNQPATSYLRSTHPDLIQQIIKKHAQHLQYVSFKVDSCTESAEAACDILSQLVNCTIKTLGLISTARPSFMDVSQAHFVSALTVVFVNSKSLSSIKIDDTPVDDPSLKVLVANNSDTLKLLKMSSCPHVSPAGILCVADQCHGLRELALNYHLLSDELLLALSSEKHAHLEHLRIDVVSENPGQTHFHTIKRSSWDALIRHSPKVNIVMYFFLYEEEFEPFFCEETPVTHLYFGRAVSKEMLGRIGLNCPRLVELVVCANGLEPLDEELIRIAERCKSLTAIGLGECEVTCSGFVEFVKMCGGRLTQLSIMEEVLIPDSSYNMEQIHSEVSKHLGRMWFPDMMPTW